A window of the Lactuca sativa cultivar Salinas chromosome 7, Lsat_Salinas_v11, whole genome shotgun sequence genome harbors these coding sequences:
- the LOC111890995 gene encoding heat shock 70 kDa protein 16, giving the protein MSVVGFDIGNENCAIAVAKRGGIDVLLNDESKRETPAVVSFGEKQRFLGSAGAAFATKFPKSTISQIKRLIGREYKEQSVQEELKLLPFETSEGPRGGVLIHLEYLGKTWTFMPVEILGMLFAHLKQLTERNLESPVVDCVIGIPSYFTDLQRREYLYAACIAGLRPLQLMHDCTAIALGYGMYKTDFSGEGPTVVVFVDIGHSDTQVTFAAFRKGRMRILSHSFDQHLGGRDFDEALFKHFATQFKEEHDIDVYSNARASIRLRASCEKLKKVLSANAEAPLSIDCLIDDKDLNGFITREEFENLSLELLERVSVAFCKAGEDADVKIGDIHSIELVGSGSRIPAIMRKLTSVFGKEPMRTLNGSECVARGCALRCAMLSPAFRVQDYKVQDLFPYSIGVDNAENKRKTRLMLFPKGSSFPNDNLIRFNVDTTNYYQVLYTNKDFPAGITPHVGYFMVGPSETAGEEKAKGLVKVHLNIHGIVEIEHAIVSIVDEEARRGWSRRQSLAVSEFLDVAMTRDELHEAQEREQFLAQQDIKVEQTKDKRNTLESFIYDTRSKLLSCYRSFTTDSEQEIILKNLQETEEWLYEDGDDETEQVYIGKLEDLKKLSDPIENRYKDEMARKEAKEALQTCIQENREAADLLPPMQKEEVINECIQAEQWLTHISQLHDSLAKNAISIYCSTAISGITETFKRRCQVMMTSKPSLPKYDEPVDSDEKHDDPDGVQDDC; this is encoded by the exons AAACTGTGCTATAGCAGTTGCAAAGCGTGGTGGGATTGATGTGTTGTTGAATGATGAATCAAAACGCGAGACGCCTGCTGTGGTCTCATTTGGTGAGAAGCAAAGGTTCTTGGGTTCTGCAGGGGCTGCATTTGCTACTAAGtttccaaaatcaacaatttcTCAGATCAAGAGATTGATCGGAAGAGAATATAAGGAACAGAGTGTGCAAGAAGAGCTTAAGTTGCTACCTTTTGAGACCAGTGAGGGCCCACGTGGTGGTGTTTTGATCCATTTAGAGTATTTGGGCAAGACATGGACTTTTATGCCAGTGGAGATTTTAGGGATGTTGTTTGCACATTTGAAGCAATTGACAGAGAGGAATCTCGAGTCCCCTGTTGTAGACTGTGTGATTGGGATTCCATCATATTTTACAGACTTGCAAAGGCGTGAGTATCTTTATGCTGCTTGTATCGCAGGTTTAAGACCTCTGCAGTTAATGCATGATTGTACTGCTATTGCATTAGGTTATGGAATGTACAAGACTGATTTCTCTGGTGAAGGACCAACTGTTGTTGTATTTGTAGACATCGGGCACTCTGACACTCAGGTGACTTTTGCTGCATTTAGAAAGGGGAGAATGAGAATATTGTCACATTCGTTTGATCAGCACTTGGGAGGTAGAGATTTTGATGAAGCCTTGTTCAAACATTTTGCAACACAATTCAAAGAAGAACACGATATAGATGTTTACTCAAATGCTCGTGCTTCTATAAGGCTTAGGGCGTCATGTGAAAAGTTAAAGAAAGTTCTAAGTGCCAATGCGGAAGCACCACTTAGCATTGATTGTCTGATTGATGATAAAGATTTGAATGGATTCATAACGAGGGAAGAGTTTGAGAATCTGTCACTAGAATTGCTTGAAAGGGTTAGTGTTGCCTTCTGCAAGGCTGGAGAGGATGCTGATGTAAAGATTGGTGATATACATAGTATTGAGCTTGTTGGGTCTGGGTCCCGCATACCTGCTATTATGAGAAAGTTAACTTCGGTTTTTGGTAAAGAACCAATGAGAACATTAAATGGTAGCGAATGTGTTGCTAGAGGATGTGCTCTTCGTTGTGCAATGCTTAGCCCAGCTTTTCGCGTTCAAGATTATAAG GTTCAGGATTTATTTCCCTACTCAATAGGTGTAGATAACGCtgaaaacaaaagaaaaacaaGACTTATGCTTTTTCCCAAAGGCAGTTCATTTCCAAATGATAATCTGATTCGTTTCAATGTAGATACTACAAATTATTATCAAGTCCTCTACACCAACAAGGACTTCCCTGCTGGAATAACACCTCATGTTGGTTATTTCATG GTGGGTCCATCTGAAACCGCTGGTGAGGAAAAAGCAAAGGGATTAGTTAAAGTGCATCTTAACATCCACGGAATTGTTGAAATAGAACATGCAATCGTAAGTATTGTA GATGAAGAAGCAAGAAGGGGTTGGTCCAGGAGGCAGAGCCTTGCAGTTTCTGAGTTTTTAGATGTTGCGATGACAAGAGATGAACTACATGAAGCTCAAGAGAGAGAACAGTTTTTGGCACAACAAGACATAAAGGTGGAGCAAACTAAGGACAAAAGAAATACCCTCGAGTCTTTCATCTATGACACTCGAAGCAAG CTTCTGAGTTGCTACCGGAGCTTCACCACAGATTCAGAGCAGGAGATCATCTTAAAAAATCTCCAAGAAACTGAAGAGTGGCTATATGAAGATGGCGATGATGAAACTGAACAAGTCTATATCGGAAAGCTTGAAGATCTCAAAAAG TTGTCGGATCCAATTGAAAATAGATACAAGGATGAAATGGCTAGAAAAGAAGCAAAAGAAGCTCTGCAAACTTGTATTCAAGAAAACCGTGAGGCTGCAGATTTACTGCCACCTATGCAGAAAGAGGAG GTTATCAATGAGTGCATTCAAGCTGAGCAGTGGCTGACTCATATTTCTCAACTACATGATTCGTTGGCCAAGAATGCCATCTCCATATACTGCTCAACTGCCATTAGTGGAATCACAGAAACTTTTAAGAG GAGGTGCCAAGTCATGATGACATCCAAACCTTCACTTCCCAAATATGATGAACCTGTGGACTCTGATGAAAAGCATGATGATCCGGATGGCGTTCAAGATGATTGTTGA